One region of Vallitalea okinawensis genomic DNA includes:
- a CDS encoding flavin reductase family protein, with the protein MLEKVDYNTHAMEALQQLPKGAFMNVKVGDELNTMTIGWGNLGFIWGKPIFTALVRYSRHTYQLVEKADEFTISFPLKGQLKKELGYCGSKSGRDVNKFEELSLTAIEGKDVNSPMIDECDLHYECKVVFKQPMDPENLQNAIKGDCYPEDNYHVIYYGEIVGTYIKHEEPS; encoded by the coding sequence ATGTTAGAAAAAGTGGATTACAATACCCATGCTATGGAAGCATTGCAACAGTTGCCAAAGGGTGCATTCATGAATGTGAAAGTTGGCGATGAGTTGAATACCATGACAATTGGCTGGGGTAACTTAGGATTTATATGGGGGAAACCTATTTTCACTGCTTTAGTGAGGTATTCACGACATACTTATCAACTTGTAGAAAAAGCAGACGAATTTACAATTAGTTTTCCTTTGAAGGGCCAATTAAAGAAAGAACTTGGATACTGTGGTTCGAAGTCTGGTAGAGATGTGAACAAGTTTGAAGAACTTTCTTTGACTGCTATTGAAGGAAAAGATGTTAACTCACCTATGATCGATGAATGTGACCTGCATTACGAATGTAAAGTTGTGTTTAAACAGCCTATGGACCCAGAGAATTTACAAAATGCAATTAAAGGTGATTGCTATCCGGAAGATAATTATCATGTTATTTATTACGGAGAGATCGTAGGCACCTATATAAAGCATGAAGAGCCTAGCTAA
- the thrC gene encoding threonine synthase: MERIRYMSTRGAETQIEASYAILRGIAKDGGLYVPDRIPAIDMDINDMVNMSYQEIAYQVMKDYLSDFTENELKNCIRKAYDDKFDTQCIVPVVKKGDVTYLELFHGSTIAFKDMALSILPHLMTTSMKKQGIDQEVVILTATSGDTGKAALAGFADVEGTRIIVFYPKDGVSPIQEKQMVTQKGDNTYVVSIDGNFDDAQSGVKDIFTNIEFRKTLGENGFRFSSANSINIGRLLPQVVYYFYGYAQMLKQEEIKAGEAINIVVPTGNFGNILAAYYAKKMGLPVNRLICASNDNKVLYDFFRTGIYNRKRDFKLTISPSMDILISSNLERLLYEMTEFSGAQTEELMSQLNKHGEYAIKNMNEFSCFYGNYATEEETYAAIKEVYDERGYVIDPHTAVGYCVYKKFREETADERKVLLASTASPYKFTKSVMKAIDPKYNEIDDLALIDELKATSGVPVPNAIKEILEEESRHQRDCETENMQNVVASILNIEL; this comes from the coding sequence ATGGAGAGAATACGTTATATGAGCACGAGAGGTGCTGAGACGCAAATAGAGGCTTCCTATGCTATTTTACGAGGAATTGCCAAAGATGGTGGTTTGTATGTGCCAGATCGAATACCAGCCATTGATATGGACATCAATGATATGGTTAACATGTCTTACCAAGAGATAGCCTATCAAGTTATGAAAGATTATTTATCAGATTTTACTGAGAATGAGTTAAAAAACTGTATTCGTAAAGCTTATGATGATAAGTTTGATACCCAGTGCATTGTACCAGTTGTTAAAAAGGGTGACGTGACTTACCTTGAGCTTTTCCATGGCTCTACAATAGCCTTTAAAGATATGGCATTATCAATTTTACCTCATCTTATGACAACTTCCATGAAAAAACAAGGCATTGATCAAGAGGTGGTTATTCTAACAGCCACATCTGGAGATACTGGTAAAGCAGCTTTAGCAGGCTTTGCAGACGTTGAAGGGACTCGTATAATCGTCTTTTATCCAAAAGATGGTGTAAGTCCAATACAAGAGAAACAAATGGTTACACAAAAAGGTGATAATACCTACGTTGTAAGTATAGATGGTAATTTTGATGACGCACAATCTGGTGTAAAAGATATTTTTACTAATATTGAATTTAGGAAGACGTTAGGTGAAAATGGTTTCCGTTTTTCGTCAGCTAATTCTATTAACATAGGGCGTTTATTACCGCAAGTAGTTTATTACTTTTATGGTTATGCGCAAATGCTTAAACAAGAAGAGATTAAAGCAGGAGAAGCCATTAACATAGTTGTTCCGACAGGGAATTTTGGGAACATATTGGCAGCCTACTATGCAAAGAAGATGGGATTACCAGTGAATCGTTTGATTTGTGCATCTAATGATAATAAAGTTCTTTATGACTTTTTTAGAACGGGGATTTATAACAGAAAGCGTGATTTTAAATTGACAATTTCACCTTCCATGGACATTCTGATATCAAGCAATTTAGAAAGACTCCTTTATGAAATGACTGAGTTTAGTGGGGCACAAACAGAGGAACTAATGTCACAATTGAATAAGCATGGTGAATATGCTATAAAGAATATGAATGAGTTTAGTTGTTTCTATGGTAATTATGCAACAGAAGAAGAAACTTATGCTGCAATTAAAGAGGTTTATGATGAAAGAGGTTATGTTATTGATCCACACACAGCAGTAGGTTACTGTGTTTATAAGAAGTTTAGAGAGGAAACGGCAGATGAAAGGAAAGTTCTATTAGCTTCAACTGCAAGTCCTTATAAATTTACGAAGTCTGTCATGAAAGCCATAGATCCAAAGTATAATGAAATAGATGACCTAGCATTAATAGATGAATTAAAAGCAACCTCTGGTGTTCCAGTTCCAAATGCTATTAAGGAAATCTTAGAAGAAGAGTCTCGTCATCAGCGTGATTGTGAAACGGAAAATATGCAAAACGTTGTTGCAAGCATACTTAACATAGAGTTGTAG
- a CDS encoding LacI family DNA-binding transcriptional regulator: MKITINDIAKAANVSKSTVSKVINDSPTISDETKKRVHNIMKEMNYIPNPYATQLAKQNSKTVGLFVNASHQNHFQDPFFYSIIGGVESTLMPDNYEINVANINSIKDADDFFRKYVYNRKYCGLILPIDSLNDTFITKLKASSVPFIIIGASEELKDSPSVDINNKAAGETVTLHLLDQGNRHIAYLGRSSQTNPLSRSRIEGYKTAFTKYNLSLDDRLISEKAIDDQWAHKEVIRIYQENPLLDSVVCEDNYLAYGALKALKEMKLRVPQDIAVVTFNNYPLAPYLTPPMTCVHMDTFELGRQVGQSLLEKIKKPDIDIQTHLIRPQLIIRESSIRSK, from the coding sequence ATGAAAATAACAATTAATGATATTGCAAAAGCAGCTAATGTATCTAAATCAACGGTTTCAAAAGTTATTAATGATTCTCCAACCATCTCTGATGAAACGAAAAAAAGAGTGCATAATATTATGAAGGAAATGAATTATATCCCCAATCCTTATGCGACTCAATTAGCAAAGCAAAACAGTAAAACAGTTGGTCTCTTTGTTAATGCCTCTCATCAGAACCATTTTCAAGATCCTTTTTTCTATAGTATTATTGGAGGCGTAGAGAGTACTCTAATGCCCGATAATTATGAAATCAATGTTGCTAATATCAATTCTATTAAAGATGCAGATGATTTCTTTAGAAAATATGTCTATAACCGTAAATATTGTGGTTTAATTCTGCCAATTGATAGTTTAAATGATACTTTTATAACAAAATTAAAAGCTTCCAGTGTTCCTTTTATTATCATTGGTGCCTCTGAAGAACTTAAGGATTCACCTAGTGTTGACATTAATAACAAGGCCGCTGGGGAAACAGTAACATTGCATCTACTGGATCAAGGTAATCGTCATATTGCTTATTTAGGTCGATCATCACAAACAAATCCTCTATCTCGCTCAAGAATTGAAGGCTATAAAACAGCATTTACCAAGTATAATCTTTCTCTAGATGATAGACTAATCAGTGAGAAGGCTATTGATGATCAATGGGCTCATAAAGAAGTGATAAGAATCTATCAAGAGAATCCCCTCTTGGATTCAGTTGTTTGTGAAGACAATTATTTAGCTTATGGCGCTTTGAAAGCCCTTAAGGAAATGAAATTAAGAGTACCTCAAGATATTGCTGTGGTCACCTTTAATAATTATCCCTTAGCCCCTTATTTAACGCCTCCTATGACTTGTGTTCATATGGATACCTTTGAATTAGGCCGTCAAGTCGGACAATCACTTTTGGAGAAAATAAAAAAGCCTGATATAGATATACAAACTCATTTAATCAGGCCTCAACTTATTATTCGTGAATCAAGTATTCGATCAAAGTAA
- the bcp gene encoding thioredoxin-dependent thiol peroxidase yields the protein MAKELEVGTLAPDFALPDAEGNEVKLSDLRGKKVVLYFYPKDNTKGCTQEACDFRDRQEAFTEKNAVIIGISKDSQKSHSNFMSKYELPFVLLSDVEKEVCNLYGVMQLKKMYGREYMGIVRTTFIIDEEGYIEKVYNKVKVKDHAEDVYTSL from the coding sequence ATGGCTAAGGAATTAGAGGTTGGTACTTTAGCACCTGATTTTGCTCTTCCTGATGCGGAAGGGAATGAAGTAAAGTTATCTGATTTGAGGGGGAAGAAGGTTGTTCTTTATTTTTACCCTAAAGATAATACAAAAGGTTGTACACAAGAAGCTTGTGATTTTAGGGATAGACAGGAAGCTTTTACTGAAAAGAATGCAGTGATCATTGGTATCAGTAAGGATAGTCAAAAATCACATAGTAACTTTATGAGTAAATATGAGTTACCTTTTGTACTGCTCAGTGATGTGGAGAAAGAGGTATGTAATTTATATGGTGTGATGCAACTGAAGAAAATGTATGGACGAGAGTACATGGGAATAGTACGGACAACCTTCATCATTGATGAAGAAGGTTACATTGAAAAAGTATACAATAAAGTAAAAGTTAAAGACCATGCAGAAGATGTCTACACCTCACTTTAA
- a CDS encoding M15 family metallopeptidase, whose product MILMFIKFLIYTYVLILGLLNLASQTSTVETFQPYDIRQQELPNSHYNDVTSLLDLESTEFDENEPIKDEADEILDVAEQETNEAEKNMDKEEEKDFDVTFTKEPIGEEVASRIVGVSWKEEAPVSKEDLAYLQLSYWGYDDQPHHGEMIVHNAVADDILEIFQILYENRYPIERMKLIDEYDADDNASMRDNNTSSFCYRSITNSSFLSKHSYGLAIDINPLVNPYVSGNHIYPIEGAVYKDRQVDEKGMIQKDDILYQAFIERGWIWGGDWEDPLDYQHFEKPLEAIQ is encoded by the coding sequence ATGATCTTAATGTTTATAAAATTCCTAATATACACCTATGTTCTTATTTTAGGTCTCTTAAATTTAGCAAGTCAAACATCTACAGTAGAAACATTTCAACCTTATGATATACGACAGCAAGAGTTGCCAAATAGCCATTATAACGATGTGACAAGCTTATTAGATTTGGAAAGTACTGAATTTGATGAAAATGAACCAATTAAAGATGAGGCTGATGAGATTCTAGATGTAGCTGAACAAGAGACTAACGAAGCAGAAAAAAATATGGATAAAGAAGAGGAAAAAGACTTTGATGTAACCTTTACAAAGGAACCCATTGGTGAAGAAGTCGCCTCTCGCATTGTAGGGGTATCTTGGAAAGAAGAGGCACCTGTTTCCAAGGAAGACTTAGCATACTTACAGTTAAGTTACTGGGGTTATGATGATCAACCTCACCATGGCGAAATGATTGTACATAATGCTGTAGCAGATGACATTTTAGAAATATTTCAAATATTATATGAAAACCGATACCCTATTGAGCGAATGAAGTTGATTGATGAATATGATGCAGATGATAATGCATCTATGCGAGACAATAATACATCATCCTTTTGCTATAGAAGCATTACCAATTCAAGTTTTCTTTCTAAACATAGCTATGGTTTAGCTATTGATATTAATCCTTTAGTTAATCCTTATGTTAGCGGTAATCATATTTATCCTATAGAAGGGGCAGTCTATAAAGATCGTCAAGTAGATGAAAAGGGTATGATCCAAAAAGACGATATCCTCTATCAAGCTTTTATAGAGAGAGGCTGGATATGGGGCGGTGATTGGGAAGATCCTCTAGATTATCAGCATTTTGAGAAACCTTTAGAAGCAATTCAGTAA
- a CDS encoding glycoside hydrolase family 13 protein: MVREAVYHQMDSSYAFLIDLETLVIRLRVKKNDIKRCILHYGDRCDICQQPKIQSLEMKKKATDALFDYYEVEFEPGWNRIFYYFLLDDGKEQLYYFNDNFYSEANKPRTLYYQYAYFREKDVVETPDWIRDAVMYQIFPDSFATDKAYLSSQSDQYISANGFKSRSHLGGTLKGIQQNLDYIQELGINCIYMTPIFHSNSYHKYDIIDYYEIDPLLGTKEDFKELVEACHHRDIRIILDGVFNHTSTDFFAFHDLLEKGEDSIYKDWYMVHHYPVEVNHPPNYEAFAYVESMPRTNTANEDLIDYFIKVGEYWIKEFNIDGWRLDVANEIDHDFWRAFRKAMKKLNKDIFIVGEIWEDAYSFLGGDQFDSVMNYPFMYNCEEFFAKENLSVSQFDEKMAHLRMRYKRTIQQCMMNFLDCHDVKRFMHSCQEDSNKFKMAAAFQLTYLGVPSIFYGDELGFTGLEEPEYRRKMEWSHQQEEHDILTSYKRLIKLRHSLAPLRRGDLATEFVDDDSGIYAFSRNIENHKVLVIMNGALKEQSCQFTVHNWNRLEQVYGESAYEVTEEQLICHLHAKDVMIFDIEES, translated from the coding sequence ATGGTAAGAGAAGCAGTTTATCATCAAATGGATTCTAGCTATGCTTTCTTAATTGATTTAGAAACACTAGTTATACGTCTCCGAGTGAAAAAGAATGATATTAAAAGATGTATACTTCATTATGGGGATCGATGTGATATTTGCCAACAACCTAAAATACAATCTTTAGAAATGAAGAAGAAAGCCACAGATGCACTATTCGATTATTATGAAGTCGAATTTGAGCCTGGATGGAACCGAATTTTTTATTATTTCTTATTAGATGATGGTAAGGAACAACTGTATTATTTTAATGATAATTTTTACAGCGAAGCTAATAAACCTCGTACCTTGTACTATCAATATGCTTATTTTCGTGAGAAGGATGTCGTAGAGACACCTGACTGGATTAGAGATGCCGTCATGTATCAGATCTTTCCTGATAGTTTTGCAACAGATAAAGCTTACTTATCAAGTCAAAGTGATCAATACATATCAGCAAACGGATTTAAATCAAGAAGCCACTTAGGAGGTACACTCAAAGGAATTCAGCAGAACTTGGATTACATACAAGAGTTAGGAATCAATTGTATCTATATGACGCCCATCTTTCATTCCAACTCCTATCATAAATATGATATTATTGATTACTATGAAATTGACCCCTTACTTGGCACAAAAGAAGACTTTAAGGAGCTTGTTGAAGCATGTCATCATAGAGATATAAGAATCATACTAGATGGTGTTTTTAATCATACATCTACTGACTTTTTTGCTTTTCATGATTTGTTAGAGAAAGGTGAAGACTCCATCTATAAAGACTGGTATATGGTTCATCATTATCCTGTTGAAGTTAATCATCCTCCTAATTATGAAGCCTTTGCCTATGTTGAAAGTATGCCTAGGACCAATACTGCTAATGAGGATTTAATTGATTATTTTATCAAGGTAGGAGAGTACTGGATTAAAGAATTTAATATTGATGGATGGCGATTAGATGTAGCCAACGAAATCGATCATGATTTTTGGAGAGCATTTCGAAAAGCCATGAAGAAATTAAATAAAGATATCTTTATTGTTGGAGAAATATGGGAAGATGCATATAGTTTCTTAGGTGGTGACCAATTTGATTCAGTTATGAATTATCCCTTCATGTACAATTGTGAAGAGTTTTTTGCAAAGGAAAACTTGAGTGTATCTCAATTCGATGAAAAGATGGCACATTTACGCATGCGATATAAAAGAACGATCCAGCAATGCATGATGAATTTTCTCGATTGCCATGATGTGAAAAGATTTATGCACAGTTGTCAAGAGGATAGTAATAAATTTAAAATGGCCGCAGCATTCCAATTAACCTACTTAGGGGTACCTAGTATATTTTATGGTGATGAATTAGGGTTTACTGGACTGGAGGAGCCAGAGTATCGAAGAAAAATGGAATGGTCACATCAACAAGAAGAACATGATATCTTGACATCTTATAAACGACTCATAAAGCTGAGACATTCTTTAGCTCCTTTGAGAAGAGGAGACTTAGCGACGGAGTTTGTGGATGATGATAGTGGTATTTATGCTTTTAGCAGAAATATAGAGAACCATAAAGTATTGGTTATTATGAATGGAGCTTTAAAGGAACAGTCCTGTCAATTTACAGTTCATAACTGGAACAGACTAGAACAAGTTTATGGAGAGTCAGCTTATGAAGTTACGGAAGAGCAATTAATTTGTCATTTACATGCAAAGGACGTTATGATTTTTGATATAGAAGAATCGTAG
- a CDS encoding YcdB/YcdC domain-containing protein, producing the protein MKYFRKITSCFLTTVLLMTPLLSLNAASSTVVSNKVVITQNENQTAIDDSSYTIKMDDAIQLAMGFVHTYTNYVVTNEECSIALEDQVYWYYEDEDIVWWEVSWDFDRKDEYFNINVLINASTGEIMSYDSHIYNHENDLEKLPSLTGDEAKALAINFVTKMHPDKIDMLEVGDVFTQSYDAIYSMHFQRKVNGISTTDGIAVEVDGQSGEVAGYRITWNDDVTFEDPEVIQSKEEAKAVFLDAMSMELGYTPIMDDNYEVESLKLVYNMNTEKHAIKAADLSSESDTINVEVVDDDTHINKEFTLSEDEKVEYLELANLLPIELVDEKLTHEQADKIGQHYIDTLLGKGFYIEDLEYRTDYEGNKTWDIRCSSEAESRYYHYGANMELEPNGKLKRFYRYNEESEMDKADEGQERIQPEELYSKAAKIIAMIYPDEFSQMGSVIECGGVSWGYNDKDYDNLMYVFTMNQMEELEHHGGMSVEIGAYSGTIYNIDYEWVDIEIPELEPVLTAEEAKAKLIEIVDIELRYGINSDEESETKEAILYYYLKTEVNDSWVRSVDAINGELLNYQGRNVYELNSANALTDHWAANELKMMDEKEIIDLDSIEVDDPITVNEFIDMLVQASGYKYYRLDDAPALLFTNVSEEDAYYDTLRLAVYDNIIDNEAISWEGNRHLTREEMAMYMIRMLGFGKVADLEGIYKSSFIDAVDISKEMLGSVALCEGFGILEGADGAFNPKEELTYAEAAMAVYKILTKPELVQ; encoded by the coding sequence ATGAAATATTTTAGAAAAATAACAAGCTGTTTCCTAACGACAGTGCTTTTGATGACTCCGTTGTTATCATTGAATGCAGCAAGCTCAACTGTAGTTAGCAACAAGGTAGTTATTACTCAGAATGAAAATCAGACAGCAATTGATGACTCTAGTTACACAATAAAAATGGATGATGCTATCCAATTAGCGATGGGTTTTGTTCATACATATACCAATTATGTAGTGACTAATGAAGAGTGTAGTATAGCATTAGAGGACCAAGTATACTGGTACTACGAGGATGAAGATATAGTGTGGTGGGAAGTATCTTGGGATTTTGATAGAAAAGATGAATACTTTAATATAAATGTTCTAATCAATGCCTCAACGGGTGAAATTATGAGCTATGATAGTCATATATATAATCACGAAAACGACTTGGAAAAACTACCTAGTCTGACTGGTGATGAAGCTAAAGCTCTTGCAATTAATTTTGTGACCAAAATGCACCCCGATAAGATCGATATGCTAGAAGTGGGTGATGTTTTTACCCAATCTTATGATGCTATATACAGTATGCATTTTCAGCGTAAAGTGAATGGTATTTCAACAACCGATGGAATTGCTGTAGAAGTAGATGGTCAATCTGGAGAAGTTGCCGGCTATAGGATCACCTGGAATGACGATGTTACCTTTGAGGATCCAGAAGTGATTCAATCTAAAGAGGAAGCAAAAGCTGTATTTTTGGATGCTATGTCTATGGAGTTAGGTTATACACCTATTATGGACGATAACTATGAAGTAGAAAGTCTCAAATTAGTCTATAACATGAACACAGAAAAGCATGCCATAAAAGCTGCAGATTTATCAAGTGAATCAGATACGATAAATGTTGAGGTCGTCGATGATGATACACACATCAATAAAGAATTTACATTGAGTGAAGATGAAAAAGTTGAATATCTTGAACTAGCTAACTTACTTCCAATAGAGCTGGTAGATGAAAAATTAACCCATGAACAAGCTGATAAAATTGGTCAACATTATATAGATACGCTATTAGGAAAAGGATTTTATATAGAAGATCTGGAATATAGAACAGATTATGAGGGGAATAAAACATGGGATATTAGATGTAGTTCAGAAGCAGAAAGTAGATATTATCACTATGGTGCTAATATGGAACTTGAGCCAAACGGAAAACTTAAACGCTTTTATCGTTATAATGAGGAAAGTGAAATGGATAAAGCAGATGAGGGGCAAGAGCGCATACAACCAGAGGAACTTTATTCAAAGGCAGCTAAAATAATAGCAATGATATACCCAGACGAATTTAGTCAAATGGGATCTGTGATTGAGTGCGGCGGTGTGTCATGGGGGTATAACGATAAAGATTATGATAATCTTATGTATGTTTTTACTATGAATCAAATGGAGGAACTAGAGCATCATGGAGGAATGAGTGTAGAAATCGGTGCATATTCTGGTACAATTTATAACATTGATTATGAATGGGTAGATATTGAAATACCTGAATTAGAGCCAGTATTAACAGCTGAAGAAGCAAAAGCAAAGCTTATTGAGATTGTAGACATTGAGCTCCGTTATGGCATAAATAGTGATGAAGAATCTGAAACCAAAGAAGCTATCCTTTACTATTACCTGAAGACAGAAGTTAATGATTCCTGGGTAAGAAGTGTTGATGCTATCAATGGTGAATTATTAAATTATCAAGGTAGAAATGTTTATGAATTGAATTCCGCTAATGCACTTACAGATCATTGGGCAGCTAATGAGCTAAAAATGATGGATGAAAAAGAGATTATTGATCTTGATAGCATTGAGGTTGATGATCCGATTACGGTCAATGAATTTATTGATATGCTGGTTCAAGCATCTGGGTATAAGTACTATCGTCTTGATGATGCACCAGCACTGTTATTCACTAACGTATCAGAAGAAGATGCATACTATGATACATTACGTTTAGCTGTATATGATAACATTATTGATAATGAAGCGATCAGTTGGGAAGGCAATCGTCATCTTACGCGTGAAGAAATGGCTATGTATATGATTAGAATGTTAGGTTTTGGGAAAGTTGCAGATTTGGAAGGTATTTACAAATCCAGTTTTATAGATGCAGTTGACATTAGTAAGGAGATGCTAGGCTCTGTAGCTCTTTGTGAAGGTTTTGGTATTCTAGAAGGAGCAGACGGTGCTTTCAATCCCAAAGAAGAATTAACTTATGCTGAAGCAGCTATGGCTGTTTATAAAATCTTAACAAAACCAGAGTTGGTACAATAA
- a CDS encoding alpha-amylase family glycosyl hydrolase produces the protein MKKSRKVVSLLCGLLMISSIIFGYTHNNQVVSAATASGQSIGTITANDSIYQIMVDRFYDGDLSNNGDPGTMRYSENSEDDFRYMHGGDWQGIIDKMDYIKDMGYTAIWISPVTEPQLWNIGGYPSAYHGYNMYDPNKANQYFGVKGDYQASLDKLKELVDTAHANGIKVIIDVVPNHVGDYLEGSKDYYDQGQEPAAPYNNSSWYHHNGDIDWSNEHPHTDANIQMLEDHDLGGLDDIDFDNTEAKNAVFNSIKSFFDYTGADGARVDAAKCMHPSDVGALEDYLGVNTYGECFDMHVNFVARWVGDNAEWGMLDFPLYQSIVNGFAYGQSFDDTSYEALSLKNTFSQDSYYNGQENNMVTFIDNHDKNRFLTEAGGNVDKLQNAITFIYAARGVPVIFQGTEQNRGNINNTYINGIADTWNRWSMFTKDSNGNITGDDFNTNTDTYQLITSLNNLRNEYEALRTGKQREMWASSNLYAFSRRVESGANEGQEVVAVFSNATNSQTETISIRTESTVEVGAQFVNALDSSDIITVTSGGVTGKQITVSVGANRSKIYVPHEGGGQGNIPVTFTINNAYTFFGQNVYITGNCDELSNWDTSTAIGPASCPDYPTWTLTINLPAGQEIEYKAIKKDGSGNVEWQSGNNRTYTVPTSGTGAITMEW, from the coding sequence ATGAAAAAATCAAGAAAAGTAGTCAGTTTGTTATGCGGATTATTGATGATCAGTTCAATCATTTTTGGTTATACCCATAACAATCAAGTCGTATCAGCAGCTACAGCATCAGGACAATCAATAGGCACAATAACAGCTAATGACAGTATCTATCAGATTATGGTTGATCGATTCTACGATGGTGATTTAAGCAATAATGGAGATCCAGGTACAATGCGATACAGTGAGAACTCTGAAGATGACTTTAGGTATATGCATGGGGGAGATTGGCAAGGTATCATCGACAAGATGGACTATATTAAGGATATGGGTTATACTGCCATATGGATATCACCAGTAACAGAACCTCAATTATGGAATATTGGAGGTTATCCAAGTGCTTATCATGGATACAACATGTATGATCCAAACAAAGCAAATCAATATTTCGGTGTGAAAGGTGATTATCAAGCTTCATTGGATAAGTTAAAAGAGCTTGTTGATACTGCTCATGCTAATGGTATTAAAGTGATTATTGATGTGGTGCCTAATCATGTGGGAGATTATCTTGAAGGTTCTAAGGATTATTATGATCAAGGACAAGAACCAGCAGCACCTTATAATAACTCTTCATGGTATCATCATAATGGTGATATTGACTGGAGTAATGAACACCCTCATACAGATGCTAACATCCAAATGTTAGAGGATCATGATTTGGGTGGATTAGATGATATTGATTTTGATAACACTGAAGCTAAGAATGCTGTATTTAATTCCATAAAGTCTTTCTTTGATTATACTGGAGCAGATGGGGCCAGGGTTGATGCGGCTAAATGCATGCACCCAAGTGATGTGGGAGCTTTAGAAGATTATTTAGGGGTTAATACATATGGCGAATGCTTCGACATGCATGTTAATTTTGTAGCTAGATGGGTCGGTGACAACGCTGAATGGGGAATGTTAGATTTTCCACTCTATCAATCGATTGTCAATGGATTTGCATATGGGCAATCATTTGATGATACTTCCTATGAAGCATTATCTTTAAAGAATACCTTCTCTCAAGATTCTTATTACAACGGGCAAGAGAATAATATGGTAACTTTCATTGATAATCATGACAAAAATCGCTTCTTAACAGAAGCCGGGGGCAATGTAGATAAGCTTCAAAATGCTATTACATTTATCTACGCAGCCAGAGGTGTACCAGTTATTTTCCAAGGTACTGAACAGAATAGGGGTAATATTAACAATACATACATCAATGGTATTGCTGATACATGGAATCGATGGAGTATGTTTACAAAGGATTCCAATGGTAACATAACAGGTGATGACTTTAATACGAATACAGATACTTATCAATTAATTACTAGTTTAAATAATCTAAGAAATGAATATGAGGCATTAAGGACTGGAAAACAAAGAGAAATGTGGGCATCAAGTAACCTTTATGCTTTTTCTCGTAGAGTGGAAAGTGGTGCAAATGAGGGGCAAGAAGTTGTTGCAGTTTTCAGCAATGCTACTAACTCACAAACTGAAACTATTTCGATAAGAACAGAAAGTACTGTTGAAGTAGGGGCACAATTCGTTAATGCACTTGATTCTTCAGATATTATAACAGTAACCTCTGGAGGCGTAACTGGTAAGCAAATAACAGTTTCAGTTGGAGCTAATCGATCTAAAATCTATGTACCCCATGAAGGTGGTGGACAGGGAAACATACCTGTTACATTTACAATCAATAATGCCTATACCTTCTTTGGACAGAATGTTTACATTACTGGTAACTGCGATGAACTAAGTAACTGGGACACAAGTACAGCAATTGGTCCTGCTAGCTGCCCTGATTACCCAACTTGGACCCTAACGATTAATTTGCCAGCTGGTCAAGAGATAGAATATAAAGCTATCAAAAAAGATGGTAGTGGTAATGTCGAATGGCAGAGTGGTAACAATCGAACATATACTGTACCTACATCTGGAACAGGGGCTATTACCATGGAGTGGTGA
- a CDS encoding SHOCT-like domain-containing protein: protein MDDSKRSILNMLAEGRISLSEAERLLDELEKNRKVNMHDKLKEVGKNLEEMADDLNDRFEELSKEYSPKIKKAVEEAGKKTSDILEDLSKEINNWFK, encoded by the coding sequence GTGGATGATTCTAAACGAAGTATCCTAAACATGTTAGCAGAAGGACGGATTAGTTTGTCTGAAGCTGAAAGATTATTAGATGAACTAGAGAAGAATAGGAAGGTCAATATGCATGATAAACTAAAAGAAGTCGGTAAGAATCTTGAGGAGATGGCTGATGACTTAAATGATAGGTTTGAGGAGTTAAGTAAAGAATATAGTCCTAAGATTAAAAAGGCCGTTGAGGAAGCAGGAAAGAAAACGTCAGATATCTTGGAGGATTTGTCTAAAGAGATTAATAATTGGTTTAAATAA